A region of the Magnetococcales bacterium genome:
AACCGGTGACCAGGACGAACAGGGTACGATCCATGCCCCCTTCGCAGATGATGTATTCCCCAGGTTGGCAAATCTTGAAAAAGCCATTATGGTAGACATGCGCCATTTCCTCGGGGGTAAAATCCCGAAAAAAATCGATGCCGGTGAGACTCTTTTTGATCGACTCCAACGCACCCATTGTTCAACCCTCCATTGCCCGCTGGAACCATATCATGCACACCGATTGGATCGTTCTTCCGGAAAAACGCCGCGCCATACACAACCCGACCGGTTTGATTCTTGAATTCCGGGCCAGCACCGACGGATCCGGCGCCATGTCGGTGGATACCCCCAATCCCGAAGCCCTGCCCGATTCCCTGCGCGACCAAGCCGAGGCGTTGGTGATGGAGGCGTGGATGCTTTATGCCGAGGCATCCGAGCGTGCATTGCGGGATGAAGCGTAACAAAATCGGCCTGTGAGGCCAAGGGGATCATTCGGCGGTGACGTAACAGGGGCATGGAATCTGGGTGATGGGAGCATCCGGATGATCCAGACGGACCGCCGTGAGTTTGCCGCCGTAGACACAACCCGAGTCCAATCCCAAAAATCGACCGGTGCGGTTCAATCCGGCGATGGCCCAGTGACCATAGACCAGTCGCTCCCGGCCCGGCCAATCCAGGAGATCATGCCACGCACGATAAGGGGAATTCGGTTCCAATCGAAAGGCCTCCCCCCCGCTTTTTCCGGGGATCGACCAGACCACACGGCCATCCGGTTGACAAATGCGTAGACGGGTCAATACCGACAAAACGAAATGCAGGCGGGCCTGTTCGTCATCCGGGCCGGGATCCTGATCGGGCAGTATCGCGGGGAATTGGGCAAAAAACGGACCGATGCGAGCGTCATCCAGAAACAAGGCGTGCAGTCGCCGTGCGCAATCTTCGACTGTTTCCGGGGTCCAACCCGGCAGATAACCGGCATGGACCATGCGCACGCCCAATTCGGCATCGTGATGGATCAATGGCAGCCCCCGCAACCAAGCGTAAAGTTCCGGCAGATCCGGGGCCTTGTCGAAAAAATGCATCTGTCTGGAAAAAGAACGATCCGGACGACCGCTCAACCCACTGATGGCCCGCACTTCGTGATTGCCCATCAAGGAGATGGCCCGATCTCCCAGATCCCGGACAAAACGCATCGTACCCAGGGAATCAGGCCCACGGTTGATGAGATCGCCCACAAACCGCAACTGGTCCCGACCGGGATGAAAATTCACGGCCTGCAGGAGGGTTTTCAACTCCGGCAGGCAACCATGCACATCTCCAATGGCATAAACGGCCACGCGGTATTCCCTTTCAGAAAGACGAACAGGGTCAATCCATCGGTTCCGTGTGCCCCCAGAGGGAATAGGGGGTATGGACCAGACTGGCGTTGAAATAGCGTGAATCGGTCGAGACCTCCCGGCCGATCCAGGATGGCAACGCCACCTGCTGGTTCTCATCGGCCAGTTCCACCTCGGCCATAATCAATCCCTGGTTGTCCCCGTGAAATTCATCCACCTCCCACACCACATCCCCGATGGGAATACGGTAACGAATTTTTTCGATCCAGGGACGCTCGCACAAGGAGTTGAGCAAAATCCGGGCGTCGGCCTTGGGGATTTCGTATTCAAACTCCAGCCTGGAATATCCCTCGGAGATTCCCTTGATGGTCAAAGTGGCCTTTTCCCCCGCGATGCGCACCCGCACCACCCGCTCCTTGACCGTGGACAGAAATCCCTGTTGATACTCCACCCCCTGCCCCAGTCCGCGCCAGCCATCGCCTTTGACCAGAAAACGGCGTTCAATCTCTTTGCCCATGACAGTTTCAGTTCCTTGTGAGATCAGGGTAGCAGATCCTCGGTCCACTCCTCGTCCATGCCCACGAGCGGATCATCCCCGCGCAAGACGGAAGCAAAAGCGAGCATGGCCTTGCGGGCGCTGCCGATGGGATAATAATAGGCGTCCCAGTTGTCATTGCCTTCCCCATCGTGCAACGGAATGACATGATCGAACTTCCAGGCTTCGCGCATTTCGGTGAGGGCGCTGGAACACCGTTTTTCAATCTCCTCCAGGTCGCGCAACGACAAATGCAGCTTCTGGCGTGCGGTGCGGTGCAACAGTTTGCGCCGTTGCACCTCGGAGACGAATTTGTTGAGGTCCACCCCGATGGGCAAGGATTTGATATACAGAATCTCTTCCCGGGACAAAGGCGAAAGAAAAATCGATACCGCTGGATATTGCTCGAACAAACCCGCCTCCCGCAGGCGACCCGGAACAAACGGATTGCCCTCGAAGAAGGGAATCTGTCCGGCATCGACAATCCGCTGAATCTGGGCCACTTCCAAAGCCTGCAACTCACCGCGCACGTCGGCGACGATAAAACCATCCTTGATCCGCATCGCCTCGATTTCGCCACGGGGCCGGAAGTAACAATCGACGCCTTCCTCCTCGCCCGGTCGCGGGGGCCGGTCGTTGAACAAAACCAATTGTTTGAACCGGGCCATCAATTCGGGATAAAACATCCGCATGCTGCGGATCAAAGGCCCTTTGCCGATGCACGACGGCCCGGCGACCAAAACAAAACGCTGCATCCAGGAACTCCTTTTCGCAAGACGCTTCCGGCCGGTGCGATCACCGGCCGGACGAGCGGATTCAATACTCCATGCTTACAGGTCCAACTCCCGCTTGAAGATGGCTTTGTGGATATCCCCCAGACTGACGATGCCCACCAGTTTGTCACCGTTTTCCACCACCGGAATGCGACGGAAGCGGTGCAAATCCATCTGAGAGGCGGCCATCAAAATCGGATCGTTGGGGGAGACGGAAAAAACCCGTGTGGTCATCAAATCTTCCACCCGTTTGGTGAGGATCTCCTCATAGGTCTCTTCCATGGACTCGAAGTCCATTTGTTTCAGGGGATCATGCAAAAAAGTGCGGTAGCCGGGCAACAGGCCATTGAGGATATCTTTCTCGGAGATGATTCCGATCAGTTTATTGCCTGCCTCCACCACGGGCAGCCCACTGATTTTGTTTGTACAAAGAATCGCCGCGACAGAGCGGACGGAGTCTTCCCTTTTCGCGGTACGCACGTTACGGGTCATCACGTCTTGAACGAGCATGGGCGTTATCCTTGATTGGTGTCTAACGTCTGGGAAAACACTCCCGGTAAGAGCCCAAGGGTTTCCTATAATCTGTAATTTGTCAAGCAAGAAAAATTTTTTCCTTGCCCGACTGCCCCTTTCCAAGACCCGAGGAATGGATCATCACCACAGCATCCTCGGGTCCCACGGGACCAAATCGATAGTATCCCCGACGCACTCCCACCGACACAAAACCCAATCCCTGGTAGAGCGCACGGGCCGCCATATTGGAAACCCGCACCTCCAGTACCACACACTGTCCCGGCTTGACAGCGACCTCTTGAATCAACGCCTCCACCAATCCCCGTCCCAACCCCTGGCGCCGGAAGGCGGAGGCCACCCCCAGGGTCAACAGATGCCATTCGTCGAACAACGGACGGGCCACCGCATAGCCGGCCAGGGTCCGCTCCCCGGAGATCATCACCTTGAGCCAGCCACCCAGACGGATCTCCTCCAGGAACATCTCGACGCTCCAGGGAGCATGCGAAATCTCCTGCTCCAAAGCGGCCACCTCACCCACAACCGTTGAATCCATCGGCAGAAAACGTATCATGCGCCTGCCATCCCCGCACCGGCTGGCTCTTTGGCGTCGGCCCGTCGCAAATACTGAGGCTCCAACGCCTCCACCGGCAGCAACGCCTCCCGATTCACACGCCCAGCCATCTTTCCCAGCAAAGCCACATCCAACGACCACCGTTCCGGATTGACCATTTCGCAACCATGATCCAACAGGGGTTGAAACCGGTCCGCGTACATAAACAGACCGTTACCTGTCAGACACAACCGGGTGCCGGATTGTTCCCGCAATCCAAGCAACTCCCTGGCCAACTCTTCCGGATTCCACACTCCCGGAGCCAATCGCACCACCGGATCCGGATAGGAATGACTCTCATACACGGCAGCATACACCTCTCCCCGACGTGCGTCGAGAATCGTCACGATCCAGCCTGGTTCCCCCGCACCCGCCGCCACCACTTCCAAAGTGGAAAAACCCACCACCGGCGTGCCCAGAGCCAAGGCAAACCCCTTGGCCATCCCCAAGGCGATGCGCGCTCCGGAAAAGGTTCCTGGACCCAGAGTCACGGCAAACCGTTCCACATCCGCCACCCGCCACCCGCACGAATGCATCAACCGATCCAACTCCATCGGGAGCATGGCCACATGTCCTTCCGGCCCCTCGAATCCTCCCTGGGCCACCACCCGCTCCCCATCGAGCAACGCCACCCCACCCCTGGAAAACGAACTGTCCATCGCCACGATTTTCATGCGAAGAATCGGCGTACCGCCTCCATTTCATGAGTGACCGGCGCAGCCGGCAGACCGGCCAGAAACAATTTGCCATACCATTTGTGGGTCAAACGGGGATCCAGCACCACCATCACCCCCCGATCCGCCGTGGTGCGCAACAAGCGTCCAAGACCTTGTTTCAAAGAGAGAATCGCCTGTGGCAACGACATTTCGCGAAAGGCATTGCGACCGTTCAATCCCATCCAGCGTTGTCGGGCCGCCACCATGGGTTCACCCGGAGAGGCGAAGGGCAATCGATCCACCACCACCAAAGAAAGAGTCTCCCCCGGCACATCCACCCCCTCCCAGAAACTGGACACCCCAAGCAGTACCGAAGAGGTCTCTTTCTTGAAGGCGTCCAGCAAAGCCCCCTTGGCCGCATCCCCCTGACTGAAAACCCGATAGGGAATCCGTCCCTCCAACCCTTCCCGCACCAGTTCCAGCATGCGAAAACTGGTGAACAGACACAAGGCCCGACCCGAACTGATCGTCAACAAAGCGAGAATTTCCGCCACCACCGCCGAGGCGAATCCCGGATCCACCGGATCCGGCAAATGGCGCGGCAGATACAACAGGCTGCGGGTCGCATAATCGAACACCGGGGGCAGACAGCATACCGTCACATCGTCGGGTTGGAATCCCATCTGCTCTTGAAAGAAAACAAAACCCTCCGGTCCCGGAGAAGAGGTCAAGGTGGCCGAGGCAAAGATGGCGGTCTTGGCCCGGGGATGCAACAAGTCCCGCAAAATCGGTCCGGTCTCCAGGGGCGCGGCGGAAAGAAAAATCCCCCGATTGCGGGTTTCGTACCAGTAAACCCGTGACGGATCGTTCAAGGCGCGAATCAACCGGGTGGCGTCCTGCATCTCTTCGGCGCGCCGACCGCAGGCCGCCAAGCCCACCGAACGGGCACGATGGGATTCCAACGCCTCTCGAAAATGGTGCAAGGCCAACTCCACCGCGTGAATGGCATGGCCCGGTTCCTGATCCAGATCCTCCCGGGTCAGGCCGATTCTTTGATCTTCCATGGGAAAGGCGTTGCGCAACCGGAAGGTGGCCTCTTCCATGCCGGCCAATGCCCCCATCAGGGCATCATCCCCGCCTCCCACCTCCTCGAACTCCCGGCGGGTGTCCCGGACCAGATCCCGAAGCTTGTAATTGCTGATTTCAATGGCGAAAAAACGGGTGGCCACATCCGGGATCCGGTGGGCTTCGTCAAAGACCAGGGCGTCGTATGCCGGAAGAATCTCCCCGAAGCCCCCCTCCTTGACCGCCAGATCGGCAAAAAACAGATGATGATTCACCACCACCAGATCCACCGCCCTGGCCCTCTCCCGGGCACGGTTGAGAAAACAGGCCCCGTGATCCGGACATTTGCGACCCGGACAATGATCCCCGCCGGTGTGAATGGCCGACCACAGCACCAATCCCTCCGGCATATCCCGGAACTCGTCCCGTTCTCCGGTTTCGGTTTTTTCCGCCCAGGCCTCCAACCGCAACGCCCACTCCCGTTCCCGTTCCGGAACCGGCAGACCCGCATGCCGAAACGCCCGATAGCGATAAAGGCATAAATAGTTGGCCCGCCCCTTCAAGGCGGTAGCGGTGAAAGGATGCTCCACCGCCTGTCGCACCAAAACCAGATCCTTTTCCATGATCTGATCCTGCAACGCCTTGGTGGCCGTGGAAACGATCACCTTGCGACCCATGCTCAACAAGGGCAGCAGATAAGCCAAGGTCTTTCCGGTACCTGTCGGAGCCTCCACCATCAAGGTTCCCCCGGCGCGGGCGGTCTCCACGACCCGATGGGCCATGAGGGTCTGAACCGGTCGGGTTTCGTATCCATGGAGCGTGTTGGCCAGACGACTGCCGGAACCGAACAGCCCATCCACCAAGGTTTCAACATCCGAGGTTGTCATACTGCATTCTCAAAATCGACGGTCGATATAAAGATTGCAGGGTAACCCCGATTCAGGGAAAGTCGCAAGCATTGATGCCGCCCCACTCCTTTGTTAGAATCCCCTCTCATGGAAATCGCCCGCACATTCACTTTCGACGCTGCCCACCACTTGATCCACCACGACGGCAAATGCCGCCGTCTGCATGGTCACGGCTATCGGCTGGAACTGGTTTTCTCCGGACAGCCCCGACTCCCTGCCCCGGATGAGCCGCAATCCGGCTTTTTGGTGGATTTCGGCATCATCGATCGTCTGGTGCGTCAGGAACTGATCCAACAAAAACTGGATCACTACCTGCTCAACGAAACCCTTCCCGAACTGCCCTATCACTCCACCGAATATGTGGCGGCCTGGATCGTGGGCTGGTGCATGACCCATCTGGATGGACGGAGCGAACTGGGAACCACCCGAATCGCCCGGGCGCGACTGTGGGAAAGCGAACGGGCCTGGGCCGAAGCCACCCGGGAAGACGCCATTGGACTCGGATTCGCCCCCCCTTGAATCACGACGCTTCCCCACTTTATCCGATCTGTGACATTTTCGTTTCGATTCAGGGAGAAGCGAGCTGGACCGGGCGTCCCATGGTCTTCGTGCGCGCCTGGGGATGTCCCCTCTCCTGCCCCTGGTGCGATGAACCGCTGCATCGGGATCCACATGCCCGACAACTGCTTACCCGCGAAGCCATCCTCGCCGCCGTGGCCCAGGTGGCTCCGGGACTGTTCAACGTGGTGCTGACCGGGGGGGAACCCCTGGCTCTGCCGGATCTCTCCGGTCTGGTCTCCGCCTTCCAGCAAAACGGCTACTGGGTGGCCATGGAAAGCAGTGGTCAAGGTGGCCCCCTGCCGGATCCCCCGGTGGATTGGCTCACCCTCTCCCCCAAAACCCCGCTGCCGGAATCCTTTTATCAGGCCGCCAACGAGATCAAATACATCCTGGGGGCCGATTCGGGTTCTCCGGCCCTGATCCTGGAACAAGCCGCCCGGCACCCCAATGTCTGGGTCCAGCCCCGCGCCCGGGGAGACGCACCGGATCCCAGGGCCGTGGCCCGTTGCCTGGATTTGACCCTTCAGGCCAAAGGACGGCTACGTCTTTCCTTGCAAACCCACAAGTATATCGGCGCACGCTAAAAAAAATCGGATCCGGAAAGGATCATCCTCCCGCTTCTTCCCGCAGGGCGCTCCACAGTTGGGGAATGGTCTCGTCGTGACGGCCCTGCACATAAAATCCCTCGCCCCCATCCGCCACGGTCCGGGCGAGCATGGTTTTCCAGGGGCGGAAATAGTAGTCCGGATTCTGTTTGCCCGGCTCCTGGTTCACCGTGGCGGGCAAAGGCTTCAAGTCGCAAACCAGAGTGGTGAACCGGGAGATGGAACGCCTTTCCGACGCGGCCACGTTGCGCACCATGGACAGCGCCTTGAGATAGACCTCCGGAGCCATGACCGCGCTACCGAAATTGATCACCACCCCCTCTTCAAGACGCTCCAACAGGGCGGCGAATCGCAAAAAATCCCGGTGGCTGGTCTGGCCATAAGCCGCGCCGTCGCAGTTGGCATGGGGATGGATGATGTCATGGCCGATGCCCACATGCACCGTGGCCACCACCCCGTGACGCCATGCCCCGGCCAAAAGACTTCGGTTGGCATAGGGATAATCACCCTGGGCGATCTCCTGCCCCACCGCCTCCCCCAGTCCCAAACCGTTTTGGGCCGCCGTGGTAATGATGTCGTTCAACCGTCCCGTCTCTTGCCACATGCCAAACTGGCCATCGCGAATGTAACGGGCCACGCTTTCCGTGGTGGCCCCGATCAGCGCCAGCTCAAAATCGTGGATCACCACCGCGCCGTTGACCGCCATGCCGGTGATCCATCCCTGTTCAAACCAGTCCAGCAGATAGGCCTGCACCCCGGAACGGGGCACATGTCCCCCGAGCATCAACACCACGGCGGCCCCACATTCCCGGGCCTTGAGGATCTGCCGGGCCACCACCCGCAAGGAATCGTGGATCACGGGTCGCGGGACAAGGGGAAGCAGACTGGAAAGGTCCATGTCGTGTTGCCGTTCCGCCAGAGGTCTGAGCCGTAAACGACGACAATCAAATTCACGATAATCAGCGCGGGGCATGATCGAGCCTCACTGGGGGGATGTCGGGAGAGATGCTACCAAAAACGGGGAATAAAGTCCGCGTCATTCGCGAAACGCAAGGTATCGCCGGACTGTTCGATCACAAACAATCCTTTGCGAATGGCAAAGCGGGAGACATTCTCATCGATCACCATGGCCGCCACCGCGCCAATGGCCCGTTTGTCCGCATAGGCTGGCAGAAACGCCTTGAACTCCTCCAAACGGGCCAAATGTTCCCGCACATCCTCGATGGAAAGCTTGCTTTTGACTTCAACCAGCACCACGGCATCGGTATTCACCACGAACAGGTCGATTTCCAGATGACGACTACCCGGCAGATCCGCCTCCACCCGACGGCTCACCATGTGGACCGGAATCCCCCGTTGCGCAAATAGGGTCTTGCAGGCCGGCGCCACCAAGCCTTCCACAAACTCCCCCAGACGACTGCCCAACCGGTCCAACTTGCGATCCGTCTCCTTCATTTGCGCGCTGGTGGCCTTGATCATACGGTCGGTCTCTTGGAGCTTAAGGTCGGTCTCCTTGAATTGCAGGGCAGTCTCCTTGAACTGCCGGTCGGTCTCCTGCATTTTCCGATCAGTCTCCTTGAACTGCCGGTCGGTCTCCTGAAACAAAAGATCCAGTTTGGCATTTCGTTCACGATTTTCGCGAACCATGGCCTGAAACATCTCCCAGACACTATCAAAGGTGGCGGCTTGTGGCATGGCGATTACTCCGGGTTGTCGCGGATTCATGAATCACAGC
Encoded here:
- a CDS encoding CBS domain-containing protein, whose product is MTRNVRTAKREDSVRSVAAILCTNKISGLPVVEAGNKLIGIISEKDILNGLLPGYRTFLHDPLKQMDFESMEETYEEILTKRVEDLMTTRVFSVSPNDPILMAASQMDLHRFRRIPVVENGDKLVGIVSLGDIHKAIFKRELDL
- a CDS encoding ATP-dependent DNA helicase, translating into MTTSDVETLVDGLFGSGSRLANTLHGYETRPVQTLMAHRVVETARAGGTLMVEAPTGTGKTLAYLLPLLSMGRKVIVSTATKALQDQIMEKDLVLVRQAVEHPFTATALKGRANYLCLYRYRAFRHAGLPVPEREREWALRLEAWAEKTETGERDEFRDMPEGLVLWSAIHTGGDHCPGRKCPDHGACFLNRARERARAVDLVVVNHHLFFADLAVKEGGFGEILPAYDALVFDEAHRIPDVATRFFAIEISNYKLRDLVRDTRREFEEVGGGDDALMGALAGMEEATFRLRNAFPMEDQRIGLTREDLDQEPGHAIHAVELALHHFREALESHRARSVGLAACGRRAEEMQDATRLIRALNDPSRVYWYETRNRGIFLSAAPLETGPILRDLLHPRAKTAIFASATLTSSPGPEGFVFFQEQMGFQPDDVTVCCLPPVFDYATRSLLYLPRHLPDPVDPGFASAVVAEILALLTISSGRALCLFTSFRMLELVREGLEGRIPYRVFSQGDAAKGALLDAFKKETSSVLLGVSSFWEGVDVPGETLSLVVVDRLPFASPGEPMVAARQRWMGLNGRNAFREMSLPQAILSLKQGLGRLLRTTADRGVMVVLDPRLTHKWYGKLFLAGLPAAPVTHEMEAVRRFFA
- a CDS encoding 7-carboxy-7-deazaguanine synthase QueE; this encodes MNHDASPLYPICDIFVSIQGEASWTGRPMVFVRAWGCPLSCPWCDEPLHRDPHARQLLTREAILAAVAQVAPGLFNVVLTGGEPLALPDLSGLVSAFQQNGYWVAMESSGQGGPLPDPPVDWLTLSPKTPLPESFYQAANEIKYILGADSGSPALILEQAARHPNVWVQPRARGDAPDPRAVARCLDLTLQAKGRLRLSLQTHKYIGAR
- a CDS encoding symmetrical bis(5'-nucleosyl)-tetraphosphatase, encoding MAVYAIGDVHGCLPELKTLLQAVNFHPGRDQLRFVGDLINRGPDSLGTMRFVRDLGDRAISLMGNHEVRAISGLSGRPDRSFSRQMHFFDKAPDLPELYAWLRGLPLIHHDAELGVRMVHAGYLPGWTPETVEDCARRLHALFLDDARIGPFFAQFPAILPDQDPGPDDEQARLHFVLSVLTRLRICQPDGRVVWSIPGKSGGEAFRLEPNSPYRAWHDLLDWPGRERLVYGHWAIAGLNRTGRFLGLDSGCVYGGKLTAVRLDHPDAPITQIPCPCYVTAE
- a CDS encoding 6-carboxytetrahydropterin synthase, producing the protein MEIARTFTFDAAHHLIHHDGKCRRLHGHGYRLELVFSGQPRLPAPDEPQSGFLVDFGIIDRLVRQELIQQKLDHYLLNETLPELPYHSTEYVAAWIVGWCMTHLDGRSELGTTRIARARLWESERAWAEATREDAIGLGFAPP
- the tsaB gene encoding tRNA (adenosine(37)-N6)-threonylcarbamoyltransferase complex dimerization subunit type 1 TsaB, which gives rise to MKIVAMDSSFSRGGVALLDGERVVAQGGFEGPEGHVAMLPMELDRLMHSCGWRVADVERFAVTLGPGTFSGARIALGMAKGFALALGTPVVGFSTLEVVAAGAGEPGWIVTILDARRGEVYAAVYESHSYPDPVVRLAPGVWNPEELARELLGLREQSGTRLCLTGNGLFMYADRFQPLLDHGCEMVNPERWSLDVALLGKMAGRVNREALLPVEALEPQYLRRADAKEPAGAGMAGA
- a CDS encoding DUF3782 domain-containing protein; protein product: MPQAATFDSVWEMFQAMVRENRERNAKLDLLFQETDRQFKETDRKMQETDRQFKETALQFKETDLKLQETDRMIKATSAQMKETDRKLDRLGSRLGEFVEGLVAPACKTLFAQRGIPVHMVSRRVEADLPGSRHLEIDLFVVNTDAVVLVEVKSKLSIEDVREHLARLEEFKAFLPAYADKRAIGAVAAMVIDENVSRFAIRKGLFVIEQSGDTLRFANDADFIPRFW
- a CDS encoding CYTH domain-containing protein, which gives rise to MGKEIERRFLVKGDGWRGLGQGVEYQQGFLSTVKERVVRVRIAGEKATLTIKGISEGYSRLEFEYEIPKADARILLNSLCERPWIEKIRYRIPIGDVVWEVDEFHGDNQGLIMAEVELADENQQVALPSWIGREVSTDSRYFNASLVHTPYSLWGHTEPMD
- the rimI gene encoding ribosomal protein S18-alanine N-acetyltransferase — translated: MIRFLPMDSTVVGEVAALEQEISHAPWSVEMFLEEIRLGGWLKVMISGERTLAGYAVARPLFDEWHLLTLGVASAFRRQGLGRGLVEALIQEVAVKPGQCVVLEVRVSNMAARALYQGLGFVSVGVRRGYYRFGPVGPEDAVVMIHSSGLGKGQSGKEKIFLA